The genomic interval TTAGAAACTGCGCGCATTTTGAACTCCGCTTTTTCGCGAGCCAAGTCCAAGAAGAGCTTTTCAATTGCGGGAAAGTCTTTTTCTGAAACGTTGTGCTCACCGAAGTCCACGTCGTAGTAAAACCCATTTTCGATGGCCGGCCCAATGGTCAATTTCACGCCGGGATACATCCGCTCCAAGGCTTGAGCCAATACGTGGGCCGAAGAATGCCAAAAAGCCTTCTTTCCTTCATCGTCGTTCCAGGTGAACAAACGCAAGGTGCTATCCTCCGTGATGGGATCGTGAATTTCAACCGTTCGTCCGTTGACTTCAGCCGATAATACATTGCGCGCCAGCCCTGGACTAATGTCCACGGCTACTTCGTGTGCGCTCACTGGTCCGTCAAAACTGCGGACCGATCCATCAGGAAGGGTGATGTTCACCATGATTGTTTACGTTCAATTTTGGTGGGCAAAGATAACAACTATTTGCTCGCGTAGAGTGCTACATCATCCGCGGATATCTCACTGCCGCAAAGGATCGTTAGGCGCTCCACTACGTTGCGGAGTTCTCGGATATTTCCGGTCCAGTCGATCTTTTTTAGAGCCTCAAGCGCCTGCGGCGCGAAACGCTTCGCTGCGGTTCCTTGCTCATTGGCAATTTGCTGCAGAAAATGGTTGGCCAAAAGCGGAATGTCTTCGGCCCGATCATTCAAGCTCGGCACCTTGATCAAAATGACGCTCAAACGGTGGTAGAGGTCCTCTCGAAAGCGCCCTTCTTTAATCTCTTCGACCAGGTTTTTGTTGGTCGCAGCAATCACGCGTACGTCCACCTTGATCTCTTTATCACCGCCCACGCGGGTAATTTTTTTCTCCTGTAATGCCCTCAGTACTTTGGATTGAGCACTCAGGCTCATGTCCCCAATTTCATCCATGAAAAGGGTTCCGCCTTGGGCGTTTTCGAACTTCCCTTTGCGCTGTTTGACGGCAGAGGTAAAAGCCCCTTTCTCGTGACCGAAGAGTTCACTTTCAATGAGTTCTGCAGGAATGGCCGCACAGTTGACCTCGATCATCGGCCCTTTGGAGCGCTCGCTCTGTTCGTGAATCTGATGAGCCACCAATTCCTTTCCCGTACCGTTTGGTCCGGTGATCATGACGCGTGCATCCGTAGGCGCCACTTTCTCAATCATGTTCTTGATCGACTGAATACCGTCTGATTCGCCAATGATTTCATAGCGCTTGCTCACCTTCTTTTTAAGTCGACGATTCTCTTCAACCAATGAGGTGCGGTCCAAGGCCAAGCGAACAGTATTGAGCAGTCGGTTGAGATCGGGCGGCTTTGAGATGTAGTCGTAGGCACCCTTCTTTATACACTCCACAGCGGTATCAATGTCTCCGTGGCCGGAGATCATGACAATGGCGCTGTCTGGACTCAGAATGCGAGCGCGCTCCAGTACCTCGATACCGTCCAGCCCGGGCATTTTAATATCGCTCATGATGAGGTCGTAGGACTCCTTGCGGAGCATGTCCACGCCTTCTTTCCCGTCGGCGGCTTCGTCCACGTGGTAGTCGGGATTCTCGTCCTTCAGGATGTTCTTGAGCACATTTCGAATGCTCTGTTCGTCTTCTATGATCAGTATTTTGGACATATCAATTTTTGTTTCGGTAGTGCTGAACCAAGGCCCCTTCTTTAAGGGCATAGGTACTGAGCGTTACCTGTTTCATGTTCCACCGCTGAACTACGTAGCGGATGATGGAACTGCTGAGGACCATCATTTCAGCGCGCATTTCGAGCATTCCGGGCATGGCCAAGCGCTCTGCTTGGGTGGAATGTCGGAGTTGAGCGTAAATGGTCTCGAAATCACTTAAGCGAAAATCGTACCGATTTCCTTTAGTGTTGACTTCTTCTTTATAAATCCCGGCCAGAATTAAATCGGCCATGGTGTCGAAACTACCTGAGGATCCGACAAGGTGCGTGGCTGGATACTGCTGAAGAGCTTCACCCAGATCGATCAACGCACCGTCCAAGATGGAGTGGAGGGTGTCCAGGTCATCTGCGCCGAGTGGGTCAGAGGGCTGTATACGTTCAAGTAGCCTGGAGACGCCGAGGGCATAACTTTTCTTCCAATGGATTTTTCCGGCTGAGGTCAGGATGAATTCAGTACTTCCGCCCCCGATGTCCATAATAACCAGGGGTTCAGCTCCGAAATCCGAAGAGGAACGAACGCCTTCGCAAATGAGTTCGGCTTCTCGATCTCCGGAGATGACCTGTACCTTGAGGCCGTAGTCAGCGTGTATTTGCTGTACGAAATCCGTTCCGTTCGAGGCATCCCTTACCGCCGAGGTGGCAAAGGCTAGGATAGACTCCACGCCGTATTCTTGAGCGGTGTTGATGTGGCTTTCAATGGCCAACAGGCCTCGGGCGATGGCATCTTCCTCCAAGTGTCGCTTGGCGAAGCCGCCCTTGCCTAGCTTCACGGGAATCTTTGTCTTGAATTCCGTGACAACACGTCCTTCTTCGATGCGGCCGATCAGTAGATTGAAGGTATTGGTACCCAAGTCAATGATGGCCGTGTTCATGGAGGAGTGCTCTTGCATCGGCCCGTAGGGCCAAATCGTTTATCCTTTAAAGCGAATCCACTTCAGGAGTTCGCCATAAGTGACCTTCTTACCATACATCAAGATTCCGGTGCGGTAGATGCGCGCCGCTACCCAAACGGTTCCCAAGAATCCGAGGACCAGAAGGACCATCGAGATGATGAGATCCATCGTTGGGACCCCTAGGGCTACCCGTACCATCATGATGATGGGGGAGGTGAAGGGGATGATGGAGAACCAGAAGGCCAGGGGGCTTTCCGGATTGGTAATGATCGTTTGGGCGATGATGATGGCCAGAATCAAAGGCATACTGACCGGCAACATGAATTGCTGTGAGTCGCTTTCGTGA from Cryomorphaceae bacterium carries:
- a CDS encoding sigma-54-dependent Fis family transcriptional regulator, with amino-acid sequence MSKILIIEDEQSIRNVLKNILKDENPDYHVDEAADGKEGVDMLRKESYDLIMSDIKMPGLDGIEVLERARILSPDSAIVMISGHGDIDTAVECIKKGAYDYISKPPDLNRLLNTVRLALDRTSLVEENRRLKKKVSKRYEIIGESDGIQSIKNMIEKVAPTDARVMITGPNGTGKELVAHQIHEQSERSKGPMIEVNCAAIPAELIESELFGHEKGAFTSAVKQRKGKFENAQGGTLFMDEIGDMSLSAQSKVLRALQEKKITRVGGDKEIKVDVRVIAATNKNLVEEIKEGRFREDLYHRLSVILIKVPSLNDRAEDIPLLANHFLQQIANEQGTAAKRFAPQALEALKKIDWTGNIRELRNVVERLTILCGSEISADDVALYASK
- a CDS encoding phosphatase; amino-acid sequence: MNTAIIDLGTNTFNLLIGRIEEGRVVTEFKTKIPVKLGKGGFAKRHLEEDAIARGLLAIESHINTAQEYGVESILAFATSAVRDASNGTDFVQQIHADYGLKVQVISGDREAELICEGVRSSSDFGAEPLVIMDIGGGSTEFILTSAGKIHWKKSYALGVSRLLERIQPSDPLGADDLDTLHSILDGALIDLGEALQQYPATHLVGSSGSFDTMADLILAGIYKEEVNTKGNRYDFRLSDFETIYAQLRHSTQAERLAMPGMLEMRAEMMVLSSSIIRYVVQRWNMKQVTLSTYALKEGALVQHYRNKN